The Melanotaenia boesemani isolate fMelBoe1 chromosome 12, fMelBoe1.pri, whole genome shotgun sequence genome contains the following window.
AGAAAATGTAATTGTATGTATGTGCAAGAAGATGGACTCATCACTTGACTTCttcatttcagaaaaataaacaatcacagatgagaaagagaaagagaagaaatgcTTATTTGTGGCTGTGCTGTGAAAGCTAACAGAAGTGTCTGTATGTAGGCTAGGTAACCTTAGTTTTGGCTAATACACGACTGGTTATCAACATAGtttgcactttttattttaaggaaatttttgtgacaaatattttttcacatcagGAAAATGGGAATTTGTGACTAACACTGAACAGACAATTCACTTGGATGCATCTTCCTAAATGTTTATACTTAATGAGAAAACTGTGTAGCCTTTAATACAAGCTAAAAGACAAGCTGTTAAAAATATTCACTTCTGTATCTATAGCTTTTGTTCAAGTGTTTAGACATTAAGCTGCATTATCGTCCCAAACAGAGAAATAACTAACACACAAGTAGTGCTGCAGCTATTAGCTTCCTCTGTTACCTTATTGTGTTTTTCTGATCTAAAATTATATATGTAGGCCcatatacacaaacaaaattaGGCAAACTTTTGTAAAACAAGAGATACAAAACAAGAGGTACAAATTCTTATAATTGTTTGTGCAGTTAGTTTctaaaataacatccaaactgTGCTAGCTGTAGATGACAAAGTGGCACTAATAAAACTGATGCCCTTATGTTTAAGAGATGGGgcttctttcattctttctacAGActtaatgcttttcttttcgAAAAACTAAAAGGTTTATTTCGGTCTattcacaaaatatttttataatggCTTTCTGCGTTGTCTACATGATGTTTAACAAACAAGCTGCTAATTTGCATTGAGCATCAGATTCTCCTCTGATACCAGTTGGTAACACAGAACATCCTACTGATTCCAAacatctgttttaattaaaaattaattgctAACAGCAGCGGTTCAAGTACTTCTTTTTACAAACATTGTATATTACATTGGATCATACTACTCAATATATGGATggtattactttattttatggGCATTATAGAACTTTACACAGTTGTAGGATGAGTGGAAATTGAATATTGTTTAAAGCTTATAGTAAATATAGTCAACTGAAATGTTTAAGCATggcaagtgtgtgtttgtgcttttgtgGCAAATCTGCCATCAAAATGTATCCGTTTTAATTCAAATATATTTAACTTCTTGTAATTATATGTACAAGTCAATCCAGTAACTTATATCTCTgttattacatttaattaaaaaacaaaccaactgTTTATGTGTCAAAATCACAGGATGTTTGCTCTGGATTTACTGGTTGTCGTCTAATCTGAAAATCATCTTCTGAAATAGAAATTTaagagtttttattgttttattacttCAAAGGcaacagactttttaaaaagttaaatgatcattattattatatttagcTAGACCTGAATTTCCCAGTTTtcatttgaatatatatatatttctttttgtacTCAGTGACCCACATTTCTCATTTGTATGCTGAATAAGTCTCAAGTAAGCTTTATAACAGTTAATCTACCCATAAACAAGGGTAAAATTCAATGTGGTCTACTCCTGAATTATATAGTATagtaatattttttatgcattaatCAGCCATTCTAacaattattttaagaaaattacatttaatatatttctttatatgCGAATTGACAACATTGTTGTAGTGagtcagtaattcttgatgatGAGGTCCAAGTGGAGCAGCTTTACCAAGAACATTCCAGTAACTGTTTAGTGTTTCTGTAAAGACCTTAAGAGAATAATACTGGAATAATACTTTCAATGCCAAAGCTAGTTTACCACTAAGAGATTTGTTGTATGGCAACAGTGACACATAACATGACACCCATTCAGAACTGCTTAATTCCTCGTCTACAAAGCAAACTACAAACTGGCTCTGAATCTCTGTTTTGCTGCACATGGTGAATGATATATGTTTGCAAAAAGTACTTATCAAGGAGGACCTCCAAGCAAAGTCACTGAGGTCTGGTGAAGGGCCTTTTTGCAACCTCATAAGAATAAGTCAGGACTGAGCAGATGTCATGTTCCCATTGACTGGGAGTGACTGATTAGTCTCTCCATAACCTCAGTCACAACATTACTGTGAAATCAATTAACTGGCAATGGTTTGATTACATAAAAAGCCCTCATCCATGCATTGCTGCCTAAACAGAGAGTGTCATTGATCCATACTGAGTTATATCATCATAGTAGCAGCTGCTTATTATAATTTATGTGTCAGTGACAACACTCTTAAATAAAGCCAAATTTAGTTCAATACTGACAAAGCTGACAGTTACTAGTTCATTTAGGTGGAAACAAATGTGTGTCTGACCTGCAGCTACTCGACAACAGAGAAGTTTTGAAGTCTAAGATGCTAACcctgttaatttaaaaaaaagtattttcaaatTAAAGAGATTTGAAATCATTCAACtacaataaatacatgaaatattAAGGAGACATTGACTTTAAAAGTACGGTGTAAAACTGTAGTAAAGACAGATCATACAGTATATAACGTtgaaataacacattaaaagattaatttattcactCAAATAAATGGATATATCAGCGTAATAATTCTCACTGAATTAAACTAATGAAATTGAAGTGGTCGTTGCTTATTCATGTCTCAGGATACGTACTGCTGTGTCAAGGTAAAATGGTCATCAGTAAAGATGGGCAATATAGTAAATGATGTTAAAATGACACATTATAAGATTAGTTCATTCactcaaataaatgaaaataaagtaatgATTCTTACTGGAGAATTTACTAATGAAATTGATGTGATCATTACATATTCATGTCTCAGGATACAGACTGCTGTGTCAGGGGAGCAGTGGATTAGACCATtggacacacacagaaacatagCAAACAGCAGAAGGTGGTGAGGAGGTTAAAATTGATTGAACCTAATATAGTTCAGCCAAGATGGATGAAAAAAAGATGAGCAGCAGCACTGAAATATAAACGGAACATCTAACAATATCATCAAACACAAGTGATTCAATCTTTATCACATCACTCTGTAGGCAGCATCAcattaatgtgtaaatatggTCGATAACAAATCCTGGTTCAGCATTTATTGAATTAAGTGGAACATCACAGAGCCAGCTCGTCTCCATTTGAAGGCATTATTCACACCTATGTCAACAATCTCCGTTGCTATATGAGAAAGGGTCGGCTACCATGAAGGGACATAAATATTCTGTAACCATTAATAATTTGATTATAgctgattttgttttaatatcctgaaattctttgtttttcctcaaaAGGAGACTAATGTAAGCAGAAACTCATATTCAAGAAACCTAATTTAAGCAAGTCCACCAACCCATACAGTCTTATAGGTCAAATACTGTACATCTTACAATCTTAAATACTAGGAACACACTCAAAATTCCCTATCATAACCATTTCATTTATGCTTTCTTTTTGGGTTTAGGTCTCACTATTGGGTTGGGCAAtacagttttctgtgttttctcagTCATGCATCAGACTACAAATGTTTGTGCGAACTTTTTTGGTGATCAATCTGATGCTTTATTTTGTCAGTTAACATCAAAGTAAATTGACTAATAGGTTCATACAAATGCAGAGGTCCCTTTTTTCTAGCCTCATCCGTTACtctccctcatgttatcttttccatctgtgaaaatggcaAGCTGCACAGCGGCGGCTGCCTCAGTCTCAGTCTGTGCCTGATTCTGTTTGTTCTATatgttgttgtctactcttggacgggtttgtactggaaaaaaatttgttgcacctgttgcaatgacaataaagtttcattcattcattcattcatacagtAGAGCCTTGGTGGTACCCTAGCTAAAGTtaagactgagagaccattagGGGTGACAGTCAACATTCTTCTTGAAAATAAGATTTCCATTTGATTAATTTAGCATAAATATCTTTCCTATCAGCCATGATTGACCACTGGGTTCCACTGTGAATAGTGGAAGTGGAAGTTCAGCCACCAGAAAGTCACCAGGAATCTCATTACAAACATTCCTCCTCAGATATTCTTGCATCCCAAATACATACCATACCATCTTTGATATGGAAGGTCGACAACTAGCTTACACTTTTCCCATGCTCCCCCACGCTGTCAACTTCCTGTTTATTTATAGTGTTTCATATTTCAGTGCTCCCACAGCAAGGATTTAGTTCTCAATCTGTTCATATGTATGGCTTAGCTACTTTGATAAACTTGGAAAATTATGCCAAGGATGCAAAAACAAGCAAGTTAAATCAGTCACATGCTGCAAACATAGCAGTGGACTTTTGTCATGGTACCAGTatgctttttgtttattgtttagcTTCTGAGAACTAATTTCTCTCAGATTCCAGAGTATTAGCCAGTGAGCCCAGCAGTGACTCACTGGTTATTCAGAGACTGAGAAAACAGCGAAGGTACATTCCTCGCTGTATCAGCCATTGATTCTAAGACTTCTGGGGCTTTCTGCAATCCTATCTCACATCGTATGACTCAACCATGTGAATGGAAGATCAGCATTTAATTTCCCCCATAATAGTTGCATCATTTACTGTATCAGTGAGTTACTTCATATGTTTGACAGCTATGTGTGTAAACGCTTAAACTGTATCAGTGGTGAATTTCTTCAaaaagtaatgatataatattAAGACACAAAAGTTGTTAATCATATAGTATAAAAGACAATGAAGATCATAATCAACAAATTAGGTTTTGAAAAAGATTTAACAGGAAACACCAAAGCCAGCTAACACAAGATCATCCTGTGAACTATTTCCCAGCTTTGGGGCAAAGGTTTAAGCATTCATCCGTACTTACAAAGTTAATTTCAGGGACAACCAGTTATGCTGAACCATAAGACTGAAAGACATATATAGTTATAATGATGAGATAAGAGACCAAAATCagtttttgtttagaaaagaaaagaaaaaaaaaatccaaaaacagttcattaaaaaaaaaaattttgaaaTAGGAGtaataagttttacttctttaaacaataaaagcatGGCAGGTGTGTTCAGTATCAGCTAGTGTGGGATTTTTAATCAGACCAACAGCTGGCAGTAAAAtactacatttttaatgttttggcttTGAAAAGAAGTACTGTTATTTTTGTAATACTTATAAAttgtaggaaaaaaatatttggatttGCCTTTAACTGAATACTGACTCTCAAGTCTGTGCCTTTATCTATTAAGATTCGTTCATccaagtaaataaagaaataaataacttacACAAAGAGGATTAAGATGCATGCCACTGAGGCAATTAATATTTTTcccaatattaaaaaaataccaTGGGCGTATGCATCAGGTTTCCTTATTTTGATGTTGGACTGCTGTTGGTAAACTTATATTTTTGTCTGTCGTTTGGAGCTCTTTGAATCCTTACTGTAAATCCTCATATATGTTGtgattgtttatatttttccaaAGCAAATATGATGTGGAGCATAGGCAGTGGGGCATGATCAAGATGAGCAGGAGTTGACCCATTTAACTTAtttacaaaaactaaacattaaaattttacttacttATCGGGTGCCTGATCAATCTCAtcaaaaaggacatttttgtcATATAGATTCTATAGATTCTAAGTATAGTATTTATCATATATTATCCGTTTTTCCAGCTTCtcaattttgttgttttctggcTCTGCACTCCCTTCACCCAGACTGGTTTAGACAGATTGTTATCTACTCTTAGAGCTTGCTCAAATCAGAGTTTTTCTGTACTACTTCTACAGTTCTgcctgtattattattattattattaataataataataacaataagaagaagaagaagaagaagaagaagaagaattcaGATTTTACTGTAAAACTGGTGGAGGTCTTCTTTAACATAAATTTACAGTTATAACTGTATTTGTGGGAGGTGGAGTGGGTGTGGGGGTAGGGCTTGTATGACTACACCTGCCACCACCAGAGACAACAAAGAGGGCTAACTCTGGGGGTGTTTTGACAGAAGGGAGGGTTCAATTTAATTACAGACTCTGGGGTGATGACTTCATTCAGTTGATGCCCAGCCCCTAAGGGTGAATGTTTCTTTCGATCTCCCGGTAGAGACAGAGCCTTTCAGGCATTGTAGCGGGTCTGGTTTGTCCTAACTTTGGTAGTAATTAAAAGTAAAGTGTTTGAGGCAAATAAAGATTTCTACACATGGTAATGTAACCTACTCTAATTGGACAGTGCCACTGACTGCAGTAAGGACAGTTAAGTAGTCTCTATGATGTTTGTTATATTTAAATCCCGTCCTTTAGACTTCCACTTTTGCTGTAGTGTCTCAGTTCTTTGCATTGTCCCCAAAGCATTAGTGACTGAAACAGATTTTCTGTggtttaaaaagcattttacaCAAAAATGCTGTTCCTCCTGCCATTACTTGTACAATTAACTTGTGCCTGACAGTAGCCAAATGACCCACAGTGCTGGAGTATTTGTCTTATCTACACTTGAGATCAGTTGTGAGAATCCCTTCTGACTCTTTTGAATGATTGAGACTAATGAACAAAGTTGCAGGAAATGAGTTTTAGAGTTTAGAATCATTACTGACAAAGGGGTGTAAttgaaaaaaagagttaaaagcaTTTGTAAAAGTGCATCTGTGTGTAGCTAGATGAGTACAGTGACAAGGCAGCAGCCATTATTAATCTATATTACCAGACTAAATTGCTTTGTATTTGCATGTCATATGGAGATAAACTGTTGTTTCCACTTTACGTTACAGAATCAGCCACTTTGCTCCCACTTAAGAGCTCTCTGTAACCACATGACACATGCACCAGCAGGAAATGTGTCCTGGCAGCAGCTTTGATCTTTCTTTGAAATCAACACTTGAAATCAAATTGCTTTTGATATGGTGACTAGAAGATAagcttagaaataaaaacttcaaTCTTTATCAAGAAAATTCCACTTAAGGCTGCAAAACCAATCATCTTAACTAAAAACTATGAAAACACAAGTACTAAAGCGCCATCTAGTGTCCTTAGGAGAGTACAAAATTAGGACAAACACCTTTAATTTATATGAAATACCTCTCTGAATATTGAATTATCAAGGCTACTCAAACATCTTTTCACAAATTAAATACCTATTGCAGCAATTTCTAAGACATAAACAACTAAGCTTATATAtaagctttttttgtttatgtgtaaGCTGGGTTGGTTCTGGATTTCAGAAACCAAAAGCCTGTCTGAACTCTGTTGCCATCAGGGCTACATTgtggacagctacaagtacctgggGTTTCACttggacaataaactggactggaaaaTAAACATTGATGCCATCTACAAGAAGGGTCAGAGTCACTTGTTCTTCCTTAGGAGGCTCAGATCTTTTAACAACTGTAGGACTATTATGTGTAAATATGTACACTGGCATAGTTTTATAGGTGATAGCATATGCATACAATAGCCTATATTATGTGCAATATCCTTCATGTGCagtatctttttattttcttgaaaatAGTTTATCATCTTTACAAATGTCTCAATCTAGTTCATTCACTAATACAGCATTCCTTATCTTGCTACTTAAGATACTTTATAGTTGTATTGTATTTCTTATTCTCTTACTTCTAATCTTTacactaattttatttttttgttagtgtatacatatatatatatatattaacaacaaaacaattttttgaACATGTCAGGGTTAgttgacatgtaattatcattCAAGTGCTATGAAAAGATGCTCAGACAGACAGAGCCCAGTCCCAAAGCTATGATAAAGCAAACCCTTCGTGAACTGGCTGCTTTGTTATTTTACCATACCAAACACAATGGGAATTGTTCTCAGCCAACATAATGCATAGCATGACTGCATGTTGTGAGAGCATATATCTATATAGTGACTATGGTGACTTGGAGatcttttaatttatatatttattaactattttagatttttatatcCTTATCACTTTGGTTTGCTCAGTATGTTGACAGCTATAGATATAGATACAGCCTACTTTGGTACAGCAAAAATGGTAAGTTGATGGAGTgttattctgttatttattcTGGAATATTTTGCTtgtatatttatctatttttccatccttatagaaaaaaatataatattttttcagaTAGGGAAATCTTGTAGGAAAACTATGAACATACTGAATAGTTCATATTTTTCCCCCTAAGAGggcaaatattttaaatgtgtctaTGTAtttatgcttcttttttctttgtttctttaaaaaaaaaaaaaagatgagaattAAGCAGCATTAGCATATAAGTGACAGATCCCAGGCCCACTCATCCTACAGCAGATCGTGTTAGAGCTGAACATGTCGGACTTTAGGACCCAACTGACGACAGGAGGAAATCACATGACGGTGTTTTTGAAGCGGGCAGGACGCTGACTGCAGCGCTGCTACCTCAGTTAACAGATACGCAGGAGGGAAGTGGGGTATCAAGGCTGCAATAACACATATCACCCATAATAAAAGTTAGTGATGCACGTGTTTTAGGTTAAGCTGTTACAGGGAGGCAGCTGACATGgctactgctgctgttttattcCTCGTTGCAGTGTGTCTTTTCTGCTCTGCTGTCTGTGGAAATTTGGTAAGGAGCAAACTAAAAGATTAATACTTTAAAAGTTAAGTCACTTGATTTATTGGCTGTGTGTAGTTCCTCAAAACTTTTTCTGCCAGTTGAGAAATACCCCCCCACGGGTGCCAAATAATTGAGTCTGTTAAAGAGTGCCATATTGCAGTTTTACCTCAGTATTTTCCTTAAATTTTTGTAATGATGTTCTTGAAGGGCTCTACAAAAAGGACTTTCTCCATAGACTATAAAAACAACTGCTTCCTGAAAGATGGGAAACCTTTTCAGTACATCTCAGGTAGTATCCACTACTCCAGAATTCCACGCTACTACTGGAAGGACCGTCTTGTGAAGATGTACATGACTGGACTCAATACTATCCAGGTGTAAGCTAAACACACTCAACCACATTTTTCTGTAGCAAGCTTCCTGCATTCATATACGTCTCTCTCCTTCAAAAGATATGTGCCATGGAACTTCCATGAATCAGTTCAGGGAGTCCACAACTTCACGGAAGACAGAGATCTGGAGCACTTTTTGGATTTGGCCAACCAGACAGGCCTTCTGGTCATCCTGCGTCCAGGACCGTACATCTGTGCAGAATGGGAAATGGTGAAAAATGTCCAGTTTTTTATGTCATTGTGTCGCTGTCATTAGATTACAAAATCACAGCCTACTGAGGAATGCAGTGAGTTATATGttgtaaagaaaatacagtgtAGCAGGCAATTTGGCCTTGCGAATACTATGACATCTGTCATGACTATAAAGAATCATTAATTATTagttttgattaattaaaacaatgctttttttaaagatttgtttgTAATTAAAACTTGTTATAGGGATCACTCTTCCTGAAAGTGCCTAATGGATAAAAGTGCAACATTTTGAGCCTTAATGCAAagcataaaatatatatattttttgtaaacaCAAAGTGAAGTCTTCACCGGGAAAAGAAAtctgcatgttttgtttgtttttttttcattctgctgCTCAACTGTGACACCCAGTGGTATCGTACAATCATGTGTTGCACCATGAAGGGAACTGttttatattacttttattattatgggATAACAATATATTAAAGCATCCTTTATGGTATTTTCTGACAATGGGTAACATGATACCTGTTACCCAAAGATAACTAGGTTACTAAACCTTAGTCTTGACATTATGTTCATGACAGGGGTCATGCTTTTGTGCACACCACTTCGAGTGCAGTTGGCTCATATAAACCAGATATTTTAACAGCTCCACTATGTTCCTTCCTTCTACACAAATAACCTGTATATCTCATATTTGAAAATTCTGTTAAAAGCAAACCATATTCACATGACAACCTGCTTTGACTCTGCTGCAGGGTGGATTACCAGCATGGCTACTTCAAAAACCAAACATCATACTTCGCTCAGCAGATACAGGTAGCACATGCgcctgtatttttttgttttgtttttttgtcattttttttaaaaaattttttttcttatgcatCAGATTACGTGCAGGCAGTCAGCAACTGGCTTGCTGTTCTCCTCCCTAAAATGAAACCTTGGCTCTACATCAATGGGGGTAACATCATCACCATCCAGGTAGACTTCTGAGAGGGTACATATAATTTCTTTGTCTGTCATTACTGCTTTTAACGAATCGTTCCAACTGCAGGTTGAGAATGAATATGGCAGCTACTACGCTTGTGACTACAACTACATGCGGCACTTGCGAACACTGTTTCGCTTCTTTCTGGGTGAAGATGTCGTCCTCTTCACTACTGATGGAAATACAGACAAGGAACTGGCATGTGGGACCCTTGAAGGATTATATGCAACAGTAGACTTTGGTACAGGTTGGTATTTTCTATTGATGTGTTtagatatgtttttttaataggtTATATCAGTTATATTAACTATATttcatatatgtatgtatatataattctattctatcctagtcatttagcagacacttttatccaaagtgacttacatttgagagtaagaacaacacaagcaagatcAATTTTTTacgattaatttttttttctccttcccaGACACCAATGTAACAGCAGCCTTCAACAGACAGAGAAGATTTGAACCTCGGGGACCTCTGGTTTATTTCAGACTAATTCACTAATCATCATCTTGACATTCAGTGatggtaaataaaactaaaactcgttttattttgttaaaggtAAACTCTGAGTTCTACACAGGCTGGTTGGACCACTGGGGAGATCGGCACGCTGTGGTTAACACGCAGAAGGTCAGCAGAGTGCTTGAAGAAATTCTAACCATGGGGGCCAACGTCAACATGTATGTGTCCCCACACCCTCAGTCCTCTCAAGCTTCTTTCTAAAATCCAGTTGGTCTGCAGCTCTAATGTAAGGCcaagtcacacaaattaattgcTTTGAATCTTACCTGCCATTTAGCAGCAAGCCCAAATACATCTTACACATcacatttattatataaatagaaattcagaattttttttgttttattggagTACAACACATCAGGTTAAATCTACAGCCAATATATGGATAGAAATTTATTTCTTGATCTTATGATGGGTAAAATACCCTCTTTTCTCTTAGGTACATGTTTGAAGGAGGAACTAACTTTGGCTACTGGAATGGTAAAATCATTTCTTCCTGTTATTAGTATCCAAGTATTAGATTAGTTCATTTGGACATGATTTAGAGAAGGATAAAAGCCAAGTAATTCActgttcttgtgtcattttgcTCTCATGCAGGTGCTGATCATGACTCAAGGTTCCGCTCAGTAGTCACAAGTTATGATTATGACGCCCcgctgactgaagctggagaCCCCACAGAGAAGCTGTTGGCCATCAGAGATGTCATAAAGCAGGTACAGCTGATTTGAACACCCACACGCTAGAGATGAAATCCTGATTAAGATCTGATTAATTCATCTGCCTTTCTCATTAGTTTAGAGAGGTTCCCTCTGGCCCCATGCCACCAGCAACTCCCAAGTTTGCCTATGGCTTTGTTACTCTGGAAAAGGTAGCATAATTCATTTCAGGAATTTATTGCTGAGAATCacgttttaaaatgtttgacatGTTTAATATTGATGGATTTTTACAGGTTGGAAATGTGAGCAAAGTGTTGGACACAATTTCTCCACTGGGTCCAGTCAAATCTGAGTATCCTCTGACATTTGAAGAGCTGAAACAGGTATGGTGTCTGAGGCCAACAGCAGGGAAGAGAATAGTATTTTAGTGACAGTAAACCTCTTGAAACATGGAGAACTTCTAGACTGTTGTGTCTGCAACCTGTCATGTCTATTGTGTTCAGTACTATGGATACATGCTGTATCGTACCACACTGCCCCAGGACCTCTCAGAGCCCACGCCACTTATCTCTCCACTGAATGGGGTTCATGACCGTGCATATGTGTCAGTCAATGGGGTAAGGGCTTACTGTGAACTTTTGTTGTCTAGCCAATCAGATTACTAGgttaggggaaaaaaacatcacaGGTGAAGGCCAAGCTTGCTGTTTGTCAGGTACTCCATTTTTACTGCCCCAACCCCCACCTATAGTAACTAATGTGTGTACATCTGTATGAACAGGTCTTTCAGGGTTTGCTGGAGAGAGACACTGCACTGGTAATGAATGTCACAGGAAAGCAGGGGGACACAATGGACATCCTTATTGAAAACATGGGCAGAGTTAACTTTGGCAGCAAGATCAATGACTACAAGGCAAGCTAACAAATTCCTGGTTTCTGTAGTCTAAAGCACAAGtaacaaaactaaactattGCAATGTAATTATGAAGCTGTAAACCTCTTGGGAAATTATTAAAGTTAATCCAATTGCCTGTTTATGATTATGTGAGTAATGTGAACATACACAGAATACAAATGCTAGCTGGTAAACAATATGTGATTTCTAGGGCCTGTTGAGCAACTTGATCTTGGGTAAAGACGTACTGACTAACTGGAATATATACCCTTTGGATATTGATGGAGCCATTGCTAGAGGGTGGCCTCATTCAGGCAATAGGAGGTCTGTCCCAGCGTCTAGGAGAGAACGTTTGGCTGGACCAGCCTTCTACATGGGGACTTTACAATCAAACGGCATCGCATGGGACACCTTCCTCAAACTCAATGAATGGACAAAGGTAATGTAGATTTATTAAGCTTggctttaaaatatatttcaaatgaagaataaaaccatgtaaaatCACTGCATTTTTATCAATGTCTCTATTTTAATCAATCAGGGTCAAGTTTGGATTAATGGTGTGAACTTGGGACGATACTGGCCAGCCAGGGGTCCCCAGCAAACTCTGTATATCCCTGGACCCTTGCTTAGCACCACCCGTCCCAACAACATCACAGTGCTGGAGCTGGAGGGCGCCCCGGCACACCTGCGGGTTCTTTTCATGGACCGGCCTCAGCTCAATGCCACAGCTGGAAAGTCTTGACAGGGTTCACCAGTAACTGTCTTAAGCGGATGTAAGAATTCATTTGGTTTAAAGCAAAGCAGCTGTAAACCTATGAGCAACTGACCCAACATTAAGAAACACTCAGAGGAACAATGTTTGGTTTTACATGATTTCTGTGCTACTGTCATCCTTAATCACTTCACATGTCAGTGTTTGATATGTTTCAGAACTTCCTATCACATCCAATGTCAGCTCCTATAAACACAACAGTTAATAAATGATGATTttgttaaattagttttattcatTAAGCCTGTGGTAAtaaattgacattttttaaatagcatTTTTACTACTGtcaataaattatacatttatttcaat
Protein-coding sequences here:
- the glb1l gene encoding beta-galactosidase-1-like protein, encoding MATAAVLFLVAVCLFCSAVCGNLGSTKRTFSIDYKNNCFLKDGKPFQYISGSIHYSRIPRYYWKDRLVKMYMTGLNTIQVYVPWNFHESVQGVHNFTEDRDLEHFLDLANQTGLLVILRPGPYICAEWEMGGLPAWLLQKPNIILRSADTDYVQAVSNWLAVLLPKMKPWLYINGGNIITIQVENEYGSYYACDYNYMRHLRTLFRFFLGEDVVLFTTDGNTDKELACGTLEGLYATVDFGTDTNVTAAFNRQRRFEPRGPLVNSEFYTGWLDHWGDRHAVVNTQKVSRVLEEILTMGANVNMYMFEGGTNFGYWNGADHDSRFRSVVTSYDYDAPLTEAGDPTEKLLAIRDVIKQFREVPSGPMPPATPKFAYGFVTLEKVGNVSKVLDTISPLGPVKSEYPLTFEELKQYYGYMLYRTTLPQDLSEPTPLISPLNGVHDRAYVSVNGVFQGLLERDTALVMNVTGKQGDTMDILIENMGRVNFGSKINDYKGLLSNLILGKDVLTNWNIYPLDIDGAIARGWPHSGNRRSVPASRRERLAGPAFYMGTLQSNGIAWDTFLKLNEWTKGQVWINGVNLGRYWPARGPQQTLYIPGPLLSTTRPNNITVLELEGAPAHLRVLFMDRPQLNATAGKS